In Danio aesculapii chromosome 8, fDanAes4.1, whole genome shotgun sequence, the genomic stretch ACAGAGAACATCCAATTCTGACCTTTACAAAAGGGCATTAATATCAGAGGAAATCTTTCATAGTTCCTATAACTACTTGTGAAAGTACATACATGTTCACATCACTGGAACTGTGATGAACCCAGCACACTAGGAACTAAGTGAAAATAAGTACACTAATTAAAGCATGTCCATGTGTTCCATGAAAAGAGTTTACATAAACATGGAAACCAACCAATAAATGATGAACTTCCCTGTTCTCTATTCTCACGTGATTGTTCTTGTTGAATGAAAAGCTGGAATGATATCACTGTTGATTGGCTTACATCAAATGAGGATTTCTACTAGACCTGCAAATGCAACCCCTAaggaaatatttagtttttgggTGCTCACCCTGTcgactattcatttattcattcattcattttcttttcggcttagttccttttttaatctggagtcgccacagcggaatgaaccgccaacttatccagcatatgttttacgcagcggatgcccttccagtcgcagcccatcactggaaaacactcatacacacactcataaactacggtcaattttagcatacccaattcacctgtaccacgtctttggacttgtgggggaaaccggagtgaacacgggaagaacatgcaaactccacacagaaatgccaactgacccagccgagactcggaccagcgaccttcttgctgtgaggcgaatggtgctatccactgcgccaccgcatcgcccaccCTGTCGACTAGTTCTAAAATAAGAACACAACATCACTGATAAAGGCAACAAGTAAATAAAGCTAACATTAGCTGTCTGTACGTGTATGTcttgtaacactttaaaatactgagCCAGTGTTTTATAGGTCATCCATTCTCCCAGTCACTGTACATTTACATCACTGGTAGTCTCTATTGTTTTCTTAGACTCTTCCTTAAAGTAGCAGCTAATTTAGTTCTTTCAAAAAAGCATTTCTATAACTAAAATTGTTCCTAGTTtctacacaaacacaaaaaacaggTACTTCTGACAATAGTTTAAGAAAATAGCATAATTTGTATCTTGAGTGATTTTCCTGGTTACATTCATACCCTCACAATGAGTCTAAAGTGATGTATGCCAGCCATCAGGAACATTAAGTGTGGTGTtcaaaaacagtgcatgtttacaGCACATCACTAGTAGTTCCTGTTGTACTGGGTTACACCCTAGTCTGAAGTACTGGGTTACACCCTAGTCTGAAGTAGAAGTAACTGTCTTAGCTGTttctataattaaatattttatagtttatgtGGTGTGAACACGGTGAAAAAGCAGGTACTTCCaccaatagttctaggaactatgGAAACATTAGGCCAGTGAGAAGCCCTAAAGCATATGTCTCAATCTTGATTCCTGgagtgccgcagctctgcacagttttgttccaagcctaatcaaacacagctggtccaactaatcaaggtgttcaagattaCTAGGGACTATtgagcaggtgtgagttgaaggtggttggagctaaactatgcagagctacggccctccagaaattgagtttgagaccattgcccTAAAGAGAAACAGCTGAAACGCATAAAAGGGTTCTTGTCCAGGTACCTGATTCAGAAACgtcaatgagtgaatgaatgccaCTCGGGTGTAGGGAAGTACAGGAAGTGGTTCACTGCCAGGTGAATGCTGAGAAGCCACTCGGAGGGCTTCTAGTATACGGTGTCTCACCATTAGCTGAGCGTGTGGGTGTCCGGCCAGTTTACGCCACAAATAAATGCTTGGATACAGTGCGGTGGATTGTTGCCATAGAAACCCCAGTCTATCATTTAAAATTTCTGTGCCATTGTGGCACTTCCCCGTGTACCCGTTCTGTCCTTGGCCATTGTTGTTATAGCAACTTGGAAATCCATAAAACCCCCATAATCCCTCTGGGCAGAGGCGAAGCCCAAGGCGCAGAGTCTCTTCCATGAACTGTCTTGCTGCTAACTCAAAGTCCACTTTTGCTTTGGATTTTACTTCCTCCTCAGACATATCTGGATGTTCCCACCTAACCAGCTTTTTAGAAAGTTTCCGATATACAATTCTGGTCCCGAAGTTCCACTTCCACACAGGCTCCCATGCCTCCCAATCTAGCACTGCTAATCCACTGAAGCTCGACCTCAGCTTTTCCCTGATCTCCACTTCTGCTAGGGATAGATGAGCCTTCAGGTATCCTTCTTGAGGTAAACCACCATTGACTTTTACCCCTTCATGGCTGATGTAGGGGTAGAGGCCCAGGCGGCGCTGATAAAATATGCTCATATTTTGACCCTGAAATCTCTGGTGTGAATTGTGTATGATGTTGTACTGCTGAAGTGGCAGGGAGACTCCATATCGACGCTGACACCGAGCTGTTGGTACATTCCAGATCACTTGAAAGCCACGCCTCCCAACAACAGACTCCATCCCCTCAACCATATTCAGAACAGGATTGAACATGATTGACAGGGCTAAGGTGAGGAAGGGATGGGGAACAGAGGATCCCAAAAGCATGCCtatgaaatacacacacaaattagACTCATTCATATTTTGTATCATATTGGAGAAAGTGTctaaaaatgaacataaacagGAGATCTCTCTGTCATCATCTGAGTTAATAACATagcaatatgtaaaataaaaacaccagTTGTGGTTCACACTGCATGTATGAtcgctttttaatgtttatacaaccccaaatcagaaaaggttgggatagtatggaaaatgcaaataaaaaagaaagaagtgatttctaaatttactttgacttgtatttcattgcagacaatacaacagcacattatttcaggtgatcttcattattattattatttttttttataaaaacattttccagttttggttcttgccatacatttaaaaaaaagttggaacagttgATCATTTAccacttttcacaacacttaaaagacatttagtgATTAAAGaaaccaagtgatgaagtgtttcgggtgtaattttgtcccattcttcctgcaaacaagtcttagggtgggcaacagtacagggtcgctgttgtcgcattttgcacttcaaaatgcaccacacattctctattggagacaggtccgGACTGctggcaggccagtcaagtacctgtatcctcttcctccacagccaggactgtaatgtgtgcagaatgtgggtttgtattgtcttgttgaaatatgcatggcaTCCCTGGAAAGGAAGGCAGCATATTGTACTTTAGCATTAatagtgccatcacagaagttacctttgccaagggtactgacacaaccccataccatgacagaccctgggtTTTGGACTTGCTGCTGTTAACAGTCTACTCTacatgatccttttcttctttggtcccgATCACATGGCATGCACCCCcccaccccaaaaaaaaaatatatctgaaATACTAATTCATTTGACCGTAaaacacgtttccactgtgtgatggttcatcccagatgcctctgagcccagagaagttgacagcggttctggacactgttaatatagggcttccttttggcacagtgcagttttaactggcatttgtgaatgtaactatgtattgtggtacttgacaagggtgtgccaaagtagtcctgagcccatgtggtgacaTCACATAGATGAATGACGATACTTTATGCAGTGCCgtctgagggatcggagatcacagttgttcagattaggcttgcgcccttgtcctttatgcactaaaattcctccagattccttaaatgatttaattatgcTATGCACTGTTAAagatgaaatatccaaatgtcttcctatctttctttgaggaacatttcaataattttctcatgcatttgttggcaaactggtaaTCCTTTGCCCATCTTTACTCCTAAAAGACTAGAACTTTCTCGGATGCTGCTTttataccaaatcataattataatcatctgttgacatcacctgttttaaaccacattattatttaatcaattaacCTGTTattagccctaaattgctcctgtccaagcttttttaaaatgtgttgcaggtctgaatgacaggaaaggatgtatatttacaaattaaaaacattttgtgttcactttgtctgcaatgaaatacaagtcttTTTTATTTCCGTTTTCCATGCTgtcccatttttttttctaaattgggGTTGTACTTTATATTCAGTAATAATGATGTTATATTCATTGCTACCCCCCAAAATccattaaaaaatttttttttatcgcaTTGTAGGGCTACTAATTAAgagatattttaaaacaaattagaaatgatgagcAGTAACAAGTTATAATATTTGCACAAAAGTAACAGCAAAAACCCTGGATATTATGTTACAAACTCTGGATGTTACAAAAATCTATATTTCAAAGAAATGCTGTTCCAAGTGTACTTCACTTGCGTAAAAACAAGTGAAAGTATTTCATGACACATTAACTACCTACTTTAAATTGTCCAACATCAAATATGATCCCATCAAATGACAAGCGCAACACTTGAACTGTGAcaataagtttttttattttaataacaccTTTTAAAAGCAGTGACATTTCTATTAGAGGTGCTATAAGATAATTAAGTAAACTCTGACCAAGGCACATTCGGACTGTTACAGTACTTCAAGTCAATACAGTGCATCCCTGAATCAGTTACAGATTGAAGGGAGTGTATCCTGAGTCTCAGATGTCCTTGTGCATCCAGAATCTTTGCCGTCCGCTGTTGTCGGTGTACGGCGTTTGCTCCAGCGTCTGACTAACTGCAGCACAGGATGATGCAGGAGGAGGTGGAGGTGGTGGTGGAGGACAAGAAATTGGAGGTGGTGGTGGAGGAGGTAAAACAGAAGGTGTTGATTTAGCATGATTGGTAACCTCAATCTTCCTCTCTTCCTCCTCATTCTCAGCAGTCCTACAGAACTTGTGCAGAATCTCCATAGGCATGAAGGAGGCCAGAGTCCCCACACTTTGGACAGGTTTGGAAAGCACAAACCCTAGATGAGCATAGAAGTGTTGCTTATCATGAGTAGTTAGGCACAATCGGGTACAGCCCCGTCCTTTGGCATAGCGTTCAACACCTTCCATAAGGATTCGGCCATATCCCTTCCCTCGCAATGATTTGCAAACCACGACCGACTCCACCAACAGACTTCGGCTGCCCAGAACACGGGACAGGCGGGCATGACCAATGAGCTTCTCATGTTGACTCTGCCTCTCCCCCTGCAGTAGCAGGAGACACACTGGATAGTTGTGGCTGGACTGATGTAGTGAGTAAATTCGCGCCCCGGTGCTGCGCGGCCATTGGTTATTGAGTAATTGGGCGCACACCTCTTCTAAATCCCAGCGCTCATGCAGAGGCTCGATTCGAACGACTGTGTAGCCGTCACCATCACACCTGCACACATGCCAAGGGCACGGGTCAACACAGGGGTCAGTGAGTGCCACTTCTGTTCTAAATAGTGCCTGACTGAACTGAAAATTAATGGTTCTTATGCGCATGGATGGTTCAATAAGGAACATTCAAAGGGATAGTTGAACCAAAAATGACCACCCTCAAGTGGTATGGTTGCACGATACTTgaattcagtaccaatcgatactgacattttaaaaacgtccatttccctcTAACATGTGAGCGCTATTGAgcacgctcaacagaaatgactgtgattggccctgaaggtcatcagttcaacGAACTCACCAcggtttactgagtgtaaccacagatacagggacactgggaCGTTTTAAAGCCATGactcatcagcggatcgctcgtatggcagcttatagacaaaccagctgatcaacgtgactttaaaatgctccagtgtccctttaTCTGTGTTTATactcagtaaacagctgtgagttcagtgaactaatgaccttcatggccaatcacagtcatttcttttgagcatgtgaacacaatggcaaatcagcactgtttaagaacatgTCCAACAGCGCTCCAATGTTAGCGGGAAa encodes the following:
- the LOC130233476 gene encoding hyaluronidase-3-like isoform X1, which gives rise to MLLGSSVPHPFLTLALSIMFNPVLNMVEGMESVVGRRGFQVIWNVPTARCQRRYGVSLPLQQYNIIHNSHQRFQGQNMSIFYQRRLGLYPYISHEGVKVNGGLPQEGYLKAHLSLAEVEIREKLRSSFSGLAVLDWEAWEPVWKWNFGTRIVYRKLSKKLVRWEHPDMSEEEVKSKAKVDFELAARQFMEETLRLGLRLCPEGLWGFYGFPSCYNNNGQGQNGYTGKCHNGTEILNDRLGFLWQQSTALYPSIYLWRKLAGHPHAQLMVRHRILEALRVASQHSPGSEPLPVLPYTRVAFIHSLTFLNQTDLEHTLGESAALGAAGVVLWGELSFAKSKHQCTLLHDYLSSVLGEYITALRAGVRNCSERLCNAQGRCSRWDPHSHHMIPLNGAHDALSLSDMRSKFKCVCYEGWSGEKCERRISEEQV
- the LOC130233476 gene encoding N-alpha-acetyltransferase 80-like isoform X2, encoding MCDGDGYTVVRIEPLHERWDLEEVCAQLLNNQWPRSTGARIYSLHQSSHNYPVCLLLLQGERQSQHEKLIGHARLSRVLGSRSLLVESVVVCKSLRGKGYGRILMEGVERYAKGRGCTRLCLTTHDKQHFYAHLGFVLSKPVQSVGTLASFMPMEILHKFCRTAENEEEERKIEVTNHAKSTPSVLPPPPPPPISCPPPPPPPPPASSCAAVSQTLEQTPYTDNSGRQRFWMHKDI